Proteins from a single region of Pseudomonas fulva:
- a CDS encoding DUF4845 domain-containing protein — translation MKFARSQQGLSIVSWLVVLAVVAFLASTAFKVVPHYLDYMSMEKIITSVETDRVDSVKTVGDFYSHVSRGMTVNSIRDLNMQDVLKVTQDGNEFLAHLKYEKREHLIENIDLVVNFDKEFRVRMP, via the coding sequence ATGAAATTCGCACGCTCGCAGCAGGGCTTGTCGATCGTCAGCTGGCTGGTGGTACTGGCTGTTGTGGCGTTTCTGGCCAGCACGGCGTTCAAGGTGGTGCCGCATTACCTCGATTACATGTCGATGGAAAAGATCATCACCTCGGTGGAGACCGACCGCGTGGATAGCGTCAAAACCGTGGGCGATTTCTACAGTCACGTCAGCCGTGGCATGACGGTCAACAGCATCCGCGACCTGAACATGCAGGACGTGCTGAAAGTGACCCAGGATGGCAACGAATTTCTTGCCCACCTCAAGTATGAAAAACGTGAGCACCTGATCGAGAACATCGATCTGGTGGTTAATTTCGATAAAGAATTTCGTGTGCGTATGCCGTGA
- the lepB gene encoding signal peptidase I produces MSFNFPLLLVIAVAVCGALALFDLVFLAPRRRAAIASYQGKVEQVDDAVVEKLNKEPLLVEYGKSFFPVLAIVLVLRSFLVEPFQIPSGSMIPTLEVGDFILVNKFAYGIRLPVLDTKVIEVGDPQRGDVMVFRYPSDPNVNYIKRVIGLPGDHVRYSSDKRLFVNGKPVAEQLIGEEPGSLGSATLYSERLGDVEHRIRKEMTRYRAEPGKEWTIPDGHYFMMGDNRDNSNDSRYWNDPNIPKDVLGMVPDRNIVGKAFAIWMSWPDPKFKTLPNFSRVGLIH; encoded by the coding sequence ATGTCATTCAATTTCCCGCTGTTGCTGGTCATTGCCGTCGCCGTGTGCGGCGCCCTGGCCTTGTTCGATCTGGTATTCCTGGCGCCGCGGCGTCGTGCAGCGATCGCCAGTTACCAGGGCAAGGTCGAGCAAGTCGACGACGCAGTGGTCGAGAAGCTCAACAAGGAACCCTTGCTGGTTGAATACGGCAAGTCGTTCTTTCCGGTGCTGGCCATCGTCCTGGTGCTGCGCTCCTTTCTGGTCGAGCCATTCCAGATTCCGTCCGGCTCGATGATCCCGACCCTGGAAGTAGGCGATTTCATCCTGGTCAACAAGTTTGCCTACGGCATCCGCCTGCCGGTGCTGGACACCAAGGTGATCGAAGTCGGCGACCCGCAGCGCGGCGACGTCATGGTGTTCCGCTACCCGAGCGATCCCAACGTCAACTACATCAAGCGCGTCATCGGCCTGCCGGGCGACCACGTTCGCTACAGCAGCGACAAGCGCCTGTTCGTCAACGGCAAGCCGGTTGCCGAGCAGTTGATCGGCGAGGAGCCGGGCAGCCTGGGCAGCGCCACGCTGTACAGCGAGCGCCTGGGCGATGTCGAGCACCGCATCCGCAAGGAAATGACCCGTTATCGCGCCGAGCCCGGCAAGGAGTGGACCATCCCTGATGGGCACTACTTCATGATGGGCGACAACCGCGACAACTCCAACGACAGCCGTTACTGGAACGACCCGAATATCCCCAAAGACGTGCTGGGCATGGTTCCGGATCGCAACATCGTCGGCAAGGCATTCGCCATCTGGATGAGCTGGCCGGATCCGAAGTTCAAGACCCTGCCGAACTTCTCCCGTGTCGGGCTGATTCATTGA